The genome window ATATTAAATCGGATTCAAATAATAAAGTATCCTCTTCACATAAGTATTCTTTCGCCAATGCCAATGAATAAATATTATTCGTCTTGTCATAAATCGGGTTATCAACATATTCTATCGGAGTTTTAATTCCTAATGTTTCAATGTACTCTATTAATTTCTGACCTTCATAACCGACAACTATAACTACTCGGGAAAGATTTCTAGATTCTATTTGCCGCAGCATACGCTCAATCAATGAAACACCATTAACTTTCACCATGCATTTCGTATTATTCTGAGTTAATTCTTTTAGTCTCTTTCCCATTCCTGCTGCTAAGATTACTGCCTGCATTTCATTACTCCTCTCTATATTTCATGAATAAATAATCCACTACGAAGTTTGGGTTCAAACCACGTTGATTTCGGTGGCATCCGCAGCCCTGCATCTGCTACTGAAAAAAGTTCATTTACCGAGGTTGGATACATAGAAAAAGCCACACCACATTCCGCCATTTCCAATATTTTCAAACCACGTATTCCCCCAAAAAATTTTATTCTTTGATCTGTTTTGGGATCAACTATACCTAAAATTGGTCCCAAAATTTTATCTTGTAAAATACTAACGTCTAAGTCTTTTACTGAATTTATTCTTGTTTTCGCTTTTTCAGATATTGAATACCATTTTTTATCAAGATACATGCCCATAACCCCTTTTGTTTTCGGTTTATAAGGCTCACTTCCTTGTACCGTTACTTTAAAATCAACTTTCACTCTTTCCAAAAATTCCTCCGGAGTATATCCATTCAAATCTATAACTATCCTATTATAGTCCATAACCATCAACTCACTGTCTGGAAACAAAACCGACAAAAAATAATCGAATTCCTCATCGCTTTTATAGGAAGAATCTTCTTTCCTCCTAGACAACCCCACTTTAACAGCCGCTGCTGCCCTATGATGCCCATCCGCAATATAAATCTGATTTATGTCTTTAAAAGCGTTTAATATTATATTCATATCTTCTTCACGTGCCACTTTCCACACATTATGACGAATCCCATCTTCCGAAGTAAAACAATATAGTTTTTCTTCATTTTTGATTTTAAAAATTACGCCATTAATCATATCGTTTGAACGGTATGTCAAGAAAATGGGGCCTGTCTGAGCATTACAAATACTAACATGCTTAATTCGATCCAATTCCTTATCATATCTCGTATCTTCATGCTTCATTATAATCCCGTCGCAATAGTCATCTATAGCAGCACATCCCACAATACCAGTCTGAGAACGCCCCTCCATTACCAACTCATAAATGTAATAACACGGACTACTATCTTTAATAAACTCCCCTGTAGCTTTCATCTGTTGCAAAGTCTCACTCGCTTTTTGATATACCCTATCACTATACATATTTATATCATAATCAAACTGCGTCTCTGCTCTATCAATTTTCAAAAACGAATATGGATTGTTTTCTACTATTTTCTTTGCTTCTGCTCTACTGTAAACATCATACGGTAATGAAGCAATTTTACTCGCCAGAAACGCATTGGGTCTTAGTCCGCAAAAAGGTACTATTGTTGCCATTACAGTTCCCTCACATTCTTTTGTTTTATAGTATATCATTATTTCATAAAAAACTCAATATTACGCATTATCAGCTTTTTCCATATATCCTCTTCTTCCTTCAATTATCGCGCTAGTACCTTCCCAATTTGGATCCGGTACTCTCCAAT of Roseburia hominis contains these proteins:
- a CDS encoding DUF1015 domain-containing protein codes for the protein MATIVPFCGLRPNAFLASKIASLPYDVYSRAEAKKIVENNPYSFLKIDRAETQFDYDINMYSDRVYQKASETLQQMKATGEFIKDSSPCYYIYELVMEGRSQTGIVGCAAIDDYCDGIIMKHEDTRYDKELDRIKHVSICNAQTGPIFLTYRSNDMINGVIFKIKNEEKLYCFTSEDGIRHNVWKVAREEDMNIILNAFKDINQIYIADGHHRAAAAVKVGLSRRKEDSSYKSDEEFDYFLSVLFPDSELMVMDYNRIVIDLNGYTPEEFLERVKVDFKVTVQGSEPYKPKTKGVMGMYLDKKWYSISEKAKTRINSVKDLDVSILQDKILGPILGIVDPKTDQRIKFFGGIRGLKILEMAECGVAFSMYPTSVNELFSVADAGLRMPPKSTWFEPKLRSGLFIHEI